From Triticum aestivum cultivar Chinese Spring chromosome 4A, IWGSC CS RefSeq v2.1, whole genome shotgun sequence, a single genomic window includes:
- the LOC123086526 gene encoding vegetative cell wall protein gp1 — translation MEGPRAVAMVAVIVLVACCGAQLAVAGGDQGQPAAGGPEASLLCISECGTCPTVCTSPPPAPPSPSSSSSTPSPPSPSSSSSTPSPPSPSTSILPLPTPPPPYLTLLLPPPPSSSSTELPPSTPSPTPPKSSGGSSSSSSSSAPSSHFSSPPSPPSSSANPYYYFYLSGGSRSRGASSVYAVVILALLLPAVTFWR, via the coding sequence ATGGAGGGACCAAgagcggtggcgatggtggcggtgATCGTCCTGGTGGCGTGTTGTGGTGCTCAGCTGGCTGTCGCCGGAGGTGACCAGGGCCAGCCGGCGGCGGGAGGGCCGGAGGCGAGTCTGCTGTGCATCAGCGAGTGCGGGACGTGCCCCACGGTGTGCACGTCGCCGCCGCCAGCTCCTCcctcgccgtcatcatcatcatctacaccgtcgcctccctcgccgtcatcgtcatcatcaacaccgtcgcctcCCTCGCCATCGACGTCGATCCTCCCGCTGCCCACGCCCCCGCCGCCGTATCTGACTCTGCTGCTCCCGCCGCCCCCGTCGTCATCGTCGACGGAGCTGCCCCCGTCCACGCCGTCGCCGACTCCACCGAAGAGCAGCGGCGGGTCGtcatcgtcttcgtcttcctcggctccgtccTCGCACTTCTCGtcgccgccgtccccgccgtcgTCCTCGGCGAACCCGTACTACTACTTCTACCTCTCCGGGGGCAGCAGGAGCCGCGGCGCGTCGAGCGTCTACGCCGTCGTCATCCTCGCGCTGCTCCTGCCCGCCGTCACCTTTTGGAGGTGA